In a single window of the Caulobacter soli genome:
- a CDS encoding LysR substrate-binding domain-containing protein: MATNLPTELLRSFVAIVDSGSMLKATERVFVTQSALSLQMKRLEETVLTPLFHRDGRRLVLTPAGQTLLGHAREILALNDRAVVALTGDALVGPVRVGLVQDFAETLLSGVLARFSQLNPDVQLEVRVAGSPELLDLLNGDRLDVVLCMGAADDPHAARVEPMVWHGDAELTELPVLPLAILAPPCRFRDAALAALEREGRPFRVALETPSLSALRAAVEAGLAVTCRTALFRPNTPPIESGLPAVPQVAYVRRVGPAPHPSIAKLSELIHTAALEL; the protein is encoded by the coding sequence ATGGCCACCAACCTGCCGACCGAACTGCTGCGAAGCTTCGTGGCGATCGTCGACTCCGGTTCGATGCTGAAGGCCACCGAGCGGGTGTTCGTCACCCAGTCGGCGCTCAGCCTGCAGATGAAGCGGTTGGAGGAGACGGTGCTGACGCCGTTGTTCCATCGCGACGGTCGCCGCCTGGTGCTGACGCCGGCGGGTCAGACCCTGCTGGGCCATGCTCGCGAAATCCTGGCTCTCAACGATCGGGCGGTCGTGGCCCTGACCGGCGACGCCCTGGTCGGACCGGTGCGGGTGGGCCTGGTCCAGGACTTCGCCGAGACCTTGTTGTCAGGCGTGCTGGCTCGGTTCAGCCAGCTGAATCCCGACGTCCAGCTGGAAGTGCGGGTGGCCGGTTCGCCGGAATTGCTGGATCTGCTGAACGGCGACCGGCTGGACGTGGTGCTGTGCATGGGCGCGGCGGACGATCCGCACGCAGCCCGGGTCGAGCCGATGGTCTGGCACGGCGACGCCGAACTGACCGAGCTGCCGGTCCTGCCCTTGGCGATCCTGGCGCCGCCCTGCCGGTTCCGAGACGCGGCGCTGGCGGCGCTGGAGCGCGAGGGACGGCCGTTCCGCGTGGCGCTGGAGACGCCCAGCCTGTCGGCCTTGCGGGCGGCGGTCGAGGCTGGGCTGGCCGTCACCTGCCGCACGGCGCTGTTCCGGCCCAACACCCCGCCGATCGAGTCAGGCCTGCCGGCCGTGCCCCAGGTCGCCTATGTCCGGCGCGTGGGTCCCGCGCCGCATCCGTCGATCGCCAAGCTGTCGGAGCTTATCCACACCGCCGCGCTAGAGCTGTAA
- a CDS encoding FAD/NAD(P)-binding protein, whose translation MTEHNIPPVVAVIGAGFSGVMTALHLLRHAEAVKVVLVERRSPIGLGAAYATDDPAHRLNVRAGNMSAWPDQPDDFVAWLKDQDLDIGSGGFATRGDYGRYLQGMLSSFAGSPEAAGRLMITPDEITAIAPDGDGWTLTCAMGRTISADAVVLALGNPPPRAPEAVGPDLEASNLYVADPWRWSVDTAPEGEGPILLLGSGLTMIDAALSLDRLAPGRPLIALSRRGLVPREHQGAPPSPTPAAPPSSLSPLAALAWLRATAEHHGWRTAIDAVRPATQNLWRGWSLKRRAAFLRHARAFWDVHRHRLSPVVAERLARMRADGGLRVLAGKLDRVDLLEGGRIGVIWRPRGETATWRLEVDMLVNCTGPSADIERSTEPLIAALVGAGLIRADPLRLGLDIDTDHRALRADGRTHETLFAVGPITRGALWEINAVPDIRVQAAQAAASVLTALARRCG comes from the coding sequence ATGACCGAACACAACATCCCGCCCGTTGTCGCCGTGATCGGCGCTGGCTTCAGCGGCGTGATGACCGCCCTGCATCTGCTGCGCCATGCCGAGGCGGTGAAGGTAGTGCTGGTGGAGCGGCGCAGCCCCATTGGCCTCGGAGCCGCCTACGCCACCGACGATCCGGCCCACCGGCTGAACGTGCGAGCCGGCAACATGAGCGCCTGGCCCGACCAACCCGACGACTTTGTCGCCTGGCTGAAGGATCAGGACCTGGACATCGGCTCCGGTGGTTTCGCGACGCGAGGCGACTACGGACGCTACCTGCAAGGCATGCTGTCCAGCTTCGCCGGAAGTCCCGAGGCCGCCGGCCGGTTGATGATCACGCCTGACGAGATCACCGCGATCGCACCGGACGGGGACGGCTGGACGCTGACCTGCGCGATGGGAAGGACGATCTCGGCCGACGCCGTCGTGCTGGCCCTGGGCAATCCGCCGCCCCGCGCGCCTGAGGCGGTCGGTCCCGACCTGGAAGCTTCCAATCTCTATGTAGCCGATCCCTGGCGCTGGAGCGTGGACACCGCGCCGGAGGGTGAAGGCCCGATCCTGCTGCTGGGCAGCGGCCTGACGATGATCGATGCGGCGCTGTCGCTGGATCGCCTCGCGCCCGGACGGCCGCTGATCGCTCTGTCGCGCCGAGGCCTGGTCCCGCGTGAACATCAGGGCGCACCGCCCTCGCCAACGCCGGCGGCGCCGCCGTCCTCATTGTCGCCACTGGCCGCCCTGGCCTGGCTGCGCGCCACCGCCGAACACCACGGCTGGCGCACCGCCATCGACGCCGTTCGGCCCGCGACCCAAAACTTGTGGCGCGGCTGGAGCCTGAAGCGACGCGCCGCTTTCCTGCGCCACGCCCGCGCCTTCTGGGACGTCCATCGCCACCGCCTCTCGCCCGTGGTCGCCGAGCGGTTGGCGCGCATGCGGGCCGACGGCGGCCTGCGGGTGCTGGCCGGCAAACTCGACCGTGTCGACCTCCTGGAGGGCGGGCGGATCGGTGTGATCTGGCGGCCGCGCGGCGAAACCGCGACCTGGCGCCTGGAGGTCGACATGCTGGTCAATTGCACGGGCCCGTCGGCCGACATCGAACGCTCGACCGAGCCGTTGATCGCCGCCCTGGTCGGCGCGGGCCTGATCCGCGCCGATCCCCTGCGGCTGGGACTGGACATCGATACCGACCATCGGGCCCTGCGCGCCGACGGCCGAACCCATGAAACCCTGTTCGCGGTCGGCCCCATCACCCGGGGCGCGCTGTGGGAGATCAACGCCGTGCCCGACATCCGCGTCCAGGCGGCCCAGGCGGCGGCGAGCGTGCTTACAGCTCTAGCGCGGCGGTGTGGATAA
- a CDS encoding carboxypeptidase-like regulatory domain-containing protein: MIDWTQEVLPDRVVVARSLSDRDCGEGVDLRLIGLTPQATPRTISPPLTLTADYLLTVRATDPIAEQTGAMALMFAAMEHEETEVVAGRDALKLCADLGLPPGPGFVLRATVTIARRRPADRAPLVRFPLTIAAGELGVLQGSVLGPGDTPVAGAVVRVEGVDRTAQTDAFGRFRLHGPVGGKNKPVRLNVRARGVEIDSEVETDSPVILRLPLEI; this comes from the coding sequence TTGATCGACTGGACCCAGGAGGTCCTGCCCGACCGCGTCGTCGTCGCCCGGTCCCTGAGTGATCGCGACTGCGGGGAAGGGGTCGATCTGCGCCTGATCGGCCTGACCCCGCAGGCGACGCCGCGTACGATTTCGCCGCCGCTGACCCTGACCGCCGACTATCTGCTCACCGTCCGCGCCACCGATCCCATCGCGGAGCAGACGGGCGCCATGGCGCTGATGTTCGCGGCGATGGAGCACGAGGAGACCGAGGTGGTTGCGGGGCGCGACGCGTTGAAGCTCTGCGCGGACCTGGGCCTGCCCCCCGGACCCGGCTTTGTGTTGCGCGCCACGGTCACGATCGCGCGGCGCCGTCCGGCCGATCGGGCGCCGCTGGTCCGCTTCCCGCTGACGATCGCCGCCGGTGAGCTCGGCGTCCTGCAGGGCTCGGTCCTGGGGCCGGGCGACACGCCGGTCGCCGGCGCCGTGGTGCGCGTCGAGGGCGTGGATCGCACCGCCCAGACCGACGCGTTCGGCCGCTTTCGCCTCCACGGTCCGGTCGGTGGCAAGAACAAACCCGTCCGTCTCAACGTCCGCGCTCGCGGGGTCGAGATCGACAGCGAGGTCGAGACCGACAGCCCCGTGATCCTTCGTCTACCGCTGGAGATTTGA
- a CDS encoding phage tail sheath family protein: MPSYLSPGVYVEEIDSGTRPIEAVGTSTAGFVGTAPNPDAFVDEAVAINNWSEFRRRYVRDGDKGTDLANAVYGFFLNGGSRCYVVNTKADGAIAGKGRGLDALAAIDEIAIIAAPGRTDPASHGALLDAAESLKDRVAILDAPPRVDDVEVLTRAADGSAAPPTTPAADGDTTASTPARGKGPKPGLRPRDSDGGYGACYFPWLKGRDAVDPDALAQIPPSGHMAGIYARTDSERGVHKAPANVTIRGAEGLTQMLSRAEQDVLNPVGVNCIRFFTREGVRVWGARTLAPSASNWRYLNVRRLFNMIEESIAISTRWVVFEPNAGPLWKDIQRDVGAFLTLLWRQGALAGARPEDAFFVKCDAETNPPEVVDAGQVVVVIGIAPVKPAEFVIFRIGQTAVGSTVETA; this comes from the coding sequence ATGCCGTCCTATTTGAGCCCCGGCGTCTACGTCGAGGAGATCGACTCTGGAACCCGTCCGATCGAGGCGGTGGGAACATCGACCGCCGGGTTCGTGGGAACCGCGCCCAATCCCGACGCCTTCGTCGACGAGGCCGTCGCGATCAACAACTGGAGCGAGTTCCGGCGACGCTACGTGCGCGACGGCGACAAGGGCACCGACCTCGCCAACGCCGTCTACGGCTTCTTCCTGAATGGCGGTTCGCGCTGCTACGTGGTCAACACCAAGGCCGACGGGGCCATCGCGGGCAAGGGCAGGGGGCTGGACGCCCTGGCGGCCATCGACGAGATCGCCATCATCGCCGCCCCGGGGCGTACGGACCCGGCCTCGCACGGCGCCTTGCTGGACGCGGCGGAGTCGCTGAAGGACCGCGTGGCGATCCTGGACGCGCCGCCCCGCGTCGATGACGTCGAGGTCCTGACCCGCGCCGCCGACGGCAGCGCCGCGCCGCCCACGACCCCAGCCGCCGACGGTGACACGACCGCTTCGACACCGGCGCGCGGCAAAGGCCCCAAGCCGGGTCTTCGCCCCCGCGACTCCGACGGTGGCTACGGCGCCTGCTACTTCCCCTGGCTGAAGGGCCGCGACGCGGTCGATCCCGACGCCCTCGCCCAAATCCCGCCCTCGGGCCACATGGCCGGTATCTACGCCCGCACCGACAGCGAGCGCGGTGTGCACAAGGCGCCCGCCAATGTCACGATCCGCGGCGCCGAAGGCCTGACCCAGATGCTGTCGCGGGCCGAGCAGGACGTGCTCAATCCGGTCGGCGTCAATTGCATCCGGTTCTTCACCCGCGAGGGCGTGCGGGTCTGGGGCGCTCGGACCTTGGCGCCCAGCGCCAGCAACTGGCGCTACCTGAACGTCCGTCGGCTGTTCAACATGATCGAGGAGTCGATCGCCATCAGCACGCGCTGGGTGGTGTTCGAGCCCAACGCCGGCCCGCTGTGGAAGGATATCCAGCGCGACGTCGGGGCCTTCCTGACCCTGCTGTGGCGCCAAGGCGCTTTGGCTGGCGCGCGGCCCGAGGACGCCTTCTTCGTCAAGTGCGACGCCGAAACCAACCCGCCCGAGGTGGTCGACGCCGGCCAGGTGGTGGTGGTCATCGGCATCGCGCCGGTGAAGCCCGCCGAATTCGTCATCTTCCGCATCGGCCAGACGGCGGTCGGATCCACCGTCGAAACCGCCTGA
- a CDS encoding phage tail protein: MATKPEEAAAAPKVGALPDVYRNYNFMLSSREMGDVRFTECFGLGVRIHPIRYRESGSGQIVRTLPGPVEYAEVTLRYGLTKTPALWDWLKEVLAGGTPRRNISIAMMDVKGTAEVLRWNLDNAWPCEWSGVSFDALGREVAIEELKLSFDTLTRA; this comes from the coding sequence ATGGCCACCAAGCCAGAAGAAGCAGCGGCGGCGCCCAAGGTTGGCGCTCTGCCCGACGTCTATCGCAACTACAACTTCATGCTTTCGTCCCGCGAGATGGGCGATGTGCGGTTCACCGAGTGCTTCGGCCTGGGCGTGCGGATCCATCCGATCCGTTATCGCGAGTCCGGCAGCGGCCAGATCGTGCGGACCCTGCCAGGCCCCGTCGAATACGCCGAGGTCACGCTGCGCTATGGCCTGACCAAGACCCCGGCGCTGTGGGATTGGCTCAAGGAAGTCCTGGCCGGCGGGACGCCGCGTCGCAACATCTCGATCGCGATGATGGATGTGAAGGGCACGGCCGAGGTCCTGCGCTGGAACCTCGACAACGCCTGGCCCTGCGAATGGAGCGGCGTGTCGTTCGACGCCCTCGGCCGCGAAGTGGCGATCGAGGAACTCAAGCTGTCCTTCGACACCCTGACCCGAGCCTAG
- a CDS encoding phage baseplate assembly protein V, whose product MTSIFANRPLRARLDGAPLDPALGRYAVSAFVRQALNAPAMAELVFADPPADTLTSLRLGAALAFAVDGSGDLFEGEITAVEYQHDAAQGRVVRLRALDKLHRARLRQRARAVIDTTVADLAGQMASDLGLDFHCAEHPPTRALIIQHDQNDFDLVVDLARDAGLYLALEGDELRLISLAGEGDPIPLRMRREIIQARASAGADSLRPWTGAQSWDPSRAVAANARAGLARQDAEELRDGGLTAFPDLGGRTLFNRLAADAAEAESLAQADLDRAVARAVLLDATVEGDTHLRPGRPVNLEGVGDLVDGRCVVTRALHRFEEARGYVVEISTEPPTRPDRPRAPAFTLGRVTDADDPAGLARVRARLPVLGDVETGWMSVLLLGAGAEKGVAILPEPDDDVLVVFPDGDPARGVVLGGLYGERVAPGVRGARAAGARAFTVRTPGGQVLTLDSVDALARLETRAGGLIEFGPGGSRLRASGDLVIEAPGRRLTIRAAAVAFEEG is encoded by the coding sequence ATGACTTCGATCTTCGCCAATCGTCCGCTGCGGGCCCGCTTGGACGGCGCGCCACTGGACCCCGCCTTGGGGCGTTATGCGGTGTCGGCCTTCGTGCGCCAGGCCTTGAACGCCCCGGCCATGGCCGAACTGGTGTTCGCCGATCCGCCGGCCGATACGCTGACCAGCCTGCGCCTGGGCGCGGCGTTGGCCTTCGCGGTCGACGGCTCGGGCGATTTATTCGAGGGCGAGATCACCGCGGTGGAGTATCAGCACGACGCCGCTCAGGGGCGGGTCGTGCGGCTGCGCGCGCTCGACAAGCTGCACAGGGCGCGTCTGCGCCAGCGGGCTCGGGCCGTGATCGACACGACGGTCGCGGATCTGGCGGGCCAGATGGCCAGCGACCTGGGTCTGGATTTCCACTGCGCCGAGCATCCGCCGACCCGCGCCCTGATCATCCAGCACGACCAGAACGACTTCGACCTGGTGGTCGACCTGGCGCGCGACGCCGGCCTCTATCTGGCGCTGGAGGGGGATGAGCTGCGGCTGATCAGTCTGGCCGGCGAGGGGGATCCGATCCCGCTGCGGATGCGGCGGGAGATCATCCAGGCCCGCGCCTCGGCGGGCGCGGATTCGCTCCGTCCCTGGACCGGCGCCCAGTCATGGGACCCCTCTCGCGCTGTCGCCGCCAACGCCCGGGCCGGACTGGCTCGCCAGGACGCCGAGGAACTGCGCGACGGCGGGCTGACGGCCTTTCCGGATCTGGGGGGGCGGACCTTGTTCAACCGCCTGGCCGCCGACGCCGCCGAGGCCGAGAGCCTGGCCCAGGCGGATCTCGACCGGGCCGTGGCTCGCGCCGTGCTGCTGGACGCGACGGTCGAGGGCGACACTCACCTGCGGCCCGGTCGGCCGGTGAACCTTGAGGGCGTCGGCGATCTGGTCGACGGCCGCTGCGTGGTGACCCGCGCCCTGCATCGGTTCGAGGAAGCGCGCGGCTATGTGGTCGAGATCTCGACCGAGCCGCCGACACGTCCCGACCGTCCCCGCGCGCCGGCCTTTACCCTGGGTCGGGTGACCGACGCCGACGACCCGGCCGGTCTGGCGCGGGTGCGGGCTCGGCTGCCGGTGTTGGGCGATGTCGAGACCGGCTGGATGTCGGTGTTGCTGCTGGGCGCAGGCGCCGAGAAGGGCGTGGCGATCCTGCCGGAGCCGGACGACGACGTGCTGGTGGTGTTTCCGGACGGCGATCCGGCGCGCGGCGTGGTGCTGGGCGGTCTCTACGGCGAGCGTGTCGCGCCCGGCGTGCGCGGGGCCAGGGCGGCCGGCGCCCGAGCCTTCACCGTGCGGACGCCGGGCGGTCAGGTCTTGACCCTGGACAGTGTCGACGCCTTGGCCCGGCTGGAGACGCGCGCGGGCGGCTTGATCGAGTTCGGCCCCGGCGGCTCGCGCCTGCGGGCCAGTGGCGACCTGGTCATCGAGGCCCCGGGCCGCCGGCTGACCATCCGCGCCGCCGCCGTCGCGTTCGAGGAGGGCTGA
- a CDS encoding GPW/gp25 family protein, producing MKTVRGIRFEGAELGGATSELRRPAGLILSPAGRLADVSGHDAVRQAIILLLTTIPGERVMRPSYGCPLHRLMFAPNDATTAGLAIHYVRQSLKRWEPRIEIVRLDAGVDPAAPSQLVVSLDYRMRSSNQPGQLEFALDLRGEAA from the coding sequence ATGAAGACCGTGCGGGGCATCCGGTTCGAGGGCGCGGAGCTGGGCGGGGCGACGTCCGAGCTGCGGCGGCCGGCGGGACTGATCCTGTCGCCGGCCGGGCGGCTGGCCGATGTCAGCGGTCACGACGCGGTGCGTCAGGCGATCATCCTGCTGCTGACCACCATCCCCGGCGAGCGGGTCATGAGGCCCAGCTATGGCTGTCCGCTGCATCGGCTGATGTTCGCGCCCAACGACGCCACGACGGCGGGGCTGGCCATCCACTATGTGCGCCAGTCGCTCAAGCGGTGGGAGCCGAGGATCGAGATCGTGCGGCTGGACGCCGGCGTCGATCCCGCCGCGCCCAGCCAGCTGGTGGTGTCGCTGGACTACCGGATGCGCAGCAGCAACCAGCCTGGCCAGCTGGAATTCGCCCTCGACCTGCGCGGGGAGGCCGCCTGA
- a CDS encoding baseplate J/gp47 family protein, producing MPLPTPKLDDRSFADLMADAVKVIDRSCPEWTDRNPSDPGITLLETFAYLTDTMLYRLNRVPEKLYVSLLNLVGAQVHPPAAAAATLTFTRTNGNARVTIPAGARIATSDGSVTFVVTQAAVLAADQKSVDAPALHCDLTEAESVGTGTGAPGQSVQIKRPPIIAASGDGLDLIVGVEAQSAELADGAVSRTLGDRSYRIWREVVSFADAAPTDCVYRVDRAMGRIQFAPAGTGEGSTPLSAVPALGRDIRVWYRGGGGRAGNVAPGALTVFKTPIPDLAVTNAKRAAGGADAESIQAAMRRGPLELTSMRCAVTARDFERLAIADRSVARAKAYAQSQVWAHAAPGVVEILLVPDVDLTKLPDGAITAQAVIDQRTEEVRTRVQGAVDQRRPLGVQTSVGWARVRPVSVAARVVVSREEDAPAVEARLRVRLNKLFSPLRDEPFGQMLRASDVYEAMLADPSVRYADQLKLTIGEAPDRDVSDLLRDPHQARTWFAATNQGLHRSLDDGGTWSVVFKADGDRPLFVRRHRDRPGLVALGVVRKAGGAIHVSRDCGETWKTEAAVFNSDVSDADWVDREGSPLLLIATGEGLRQLKPFGDAGPAPVVVDKTRDTKGFYAVATSVSSAGVVQVAVAARVKGGVYLSALGGVSDSFHSIGLSGQDIRSLSVQRFNARDFLWAGAAAEAGQQGSGAFRVELRSGGADDPEGFKPFNVGWQGGSCEGLAFADQWVFAGSNRGGVLALDTTVAAPAWRAAPLDAGLPIRDTERLLHVVSSVAAAPVASGTPMVFAGGPMGVYRSLDGALHFATASATVFTDRIPLPPNWLYCADEHHLSVVIDDDTGG from the coding sequence ATGCCGCTGCCCACGCCCAAGCTGGACGACCGCAGCTTCGCCGATCTGATGGCCGACGCCGTCAAGGTCATTGATCGCTCGTGCCCGGAATGGACCGATCGCAATCCCAGCGATCCGGGCATCACCCTGCTGGAGACTTTCGCCTATCTGACCGACACGATGCTGTACCGGCTCAATCGCGTGCCGGAGAAGCTCTACGTCAGCCTGCTGAACCTGGTCGGCGCCCAGGTCCACCCTCCGGCCGCGGCGGCGGCGACGCTGACCTTCACGCGCACCAACGGCAATGCGCGGGTCACGATCCCGGCTGGCGCGCGTATCGCAACCAGCGATGGCTCGGTGACCTTCGTGGTGACCCAGGCGGCGGTGCTGGCCGCCGACCAGAAGAGCGTCGACGCGCCAGCTCTCCACTGCGACCTGACCGAGGCGGAGTCGGTCGGAACAGGAACGGGCGCGCCCGGCCAGAGCGTGCAGATCAAGCGTCCTCCAATCATCGCCGCGTCGGGCGACGGCCTGGACCTGATCGTCGGCGTCGAGGCGCAGAGCGCCGAATTGGCCGATGGGGCGGTGTCGCGCACCCTGGGCGACAGGAGCTATCGGATCTGGCGGGAGGTGGTCAGCTTCGCCGACGCCGCCCCGACCGACTGTGTCTATCGCGTCGATCGCGCCATGGGCCGCATCCAGTTCGCGCCCGCCGGGACCGGCGAGGGCTCGACGCCGCTGTCGGCCGTGCCCGCCCTGGGGCGTGACATCCGGGTCTGGTATCGCGGCGGCGGAGGACGGGCCGGCAATGTGGCGCCCGGCGCGCTCACGGTCTTCAAGACGCCGATCCCCGACCTGGCGGTGACCAACGCCAAGCGCGCCGCCGGCGGCGCCGACGCCGAGAGCATTCAGGCCGCGATGCGCCGTGGCCCTTTGGAGCTGACCTCGATGCGCTGCGCGGTTACGGCACGGGATTTCGAGCGCCTGGCGATCGCCGACCGCTCAGTGGCGCGGGCCAAGGCCTACGCCCAATCGCAAGTCTGGGCCCATGCGGCGCCGGGCGTGGTGGAGATCCTGCTGGTGCCGGATGTGGATCTCACCAAGCTGCCCGACGGCGCGATCACGGCTCAGGCGGTGATCGACCAGCGTACCGAGGAGGTCCGGACGCGCGTGCAGGGCGCCGTCGACCAGCGTCGACCGCTGGGCGTGCAGACCTCGGTGGGCTGGGCGCGCGTGCGGCCGGTGTCGGTGGCGGCCCGCGTGGTGGTCAGCCGAGAGGAGGACGCGCCAGCGGTCGAGGCTCGGCTTCGCGTTCGCCTCAACAAGCTGTTCTCACCGCTGCGCGACGAGCCGTTCGGCCAGATGTTGCGCGCGTCGGATGTCTACGAGGCCATGCTGGCCGACCCCAGCGTGCGTTACGCCGACCAACTTAAGCTGACGATCGGCGAGGCGCCGGATCGGGACGTGTCGGACCTGCTGCGCGATCCCCATCAGGCGCGCACCTGGTTCGCGGCCACCAACCAGGGCCTGCACCGCAGCCTCGACGACGGCGGCACCTGGTCGGTGGTGTTCAAGGCCGACGGCGACCGGCCGCTGTTCGTGCGCCGTCATCGCGACCGGCCGGGCCTAGTCGCCCTGGGCGTTGTGCGCAAGGCTGGCGGCGCCATCCATGTGTCTCGTGACTGCGGCGAGACCTGGAAGACCGAGGCCGCGGTGTTCAACAGCGACGTGTCGGACGCCGACTGGGTCGATCGCGAGGGCTCGCCCCTGCTGTTGATCGCCACGGGGGAGGGGCTGCGCCAGCTCAAGCCGTTCGGCGACGCCGGACCGGCGCCTGTGGTGGTCGACAAGACTCGCGACACCAAGGGCTTCTACGCGGTGGCCACCTCGGTGTCGTCGGCCGGGGTCGTCCAGGTGGCGGTGGCCGCGCGGGTCAAGGGCGGGGTCTATCTGTCGGCCCTGGGCGGGGTGTCCGACAGCTTCCATTCGATCGGCCTTTCGGGACAGGACATCCGCAGCCTGTCGGTGCAGCGCTTCAACGCCCGCGACTTCTTGTGGGCGGGGGCGGCGGCCGAGGCGGGGCAGCAGGGCTCCGGCGCGTTCCGGGTGGAACTGCGCTCGGGCGGAGCCGACGATCCCGAGGGCTTCAAGCCGTTCAATGTCGGCTGGCAGGGCGGCTCTTGCGAAGGCCTGGCCTTCGCCGACCAGTGGGTGTTCGCCGGCTCGAACCGTGGAGGCGTGCTGGCGCTGGACACCACGGTGGCCGCGCCGGCCTGGCGCGCCGCGCCGCTCGACGCCGGTCTGCCGATCCGGGACACCGAGCGGTTGCTGCACGTGGTGTCCAGCGTGGCGGCGGCGCCCGTGGCGAGCGGGACGCCCATGGTGTTCGCCGGTGGTCCGATGGGCGTCTATCGCAGCCTGGACGGCGCGCTGCATTTCGCCACCGCCTCGGCCACGGTGTTCACCGACCGCATCCCGCTGCCGCCCAACTGGCTCTACTGCGCCGACGAGCACCACCTGTCGGTGGTGATCGACGACGATACGGGGGGCTGA
- a CDS encoding PASTA domain-containing protein, producing MPSFEIPDGPTTVALKTEAGFHKGTAVFGVTNKTGEGLTGRFSVQVQGNGKAEWYSVQGEPERPVAAGETQTVTVVAKIPAATPAGQHRIKLRATNVNDPDNDSTESAAAIVTIPAVAKPPAKKKPFPMWILAVVGGVLVLVIGVIIAVVVMNGGSKVPKVVGLDYPAAVAALKEKGYAAEPEIREAAPDKPLDKVFKQDPEGGTKADPKTVKVKLTVAGVPTVAVPGVTGLDYPTAVAALEKSGFKAGPAIEEVSSDKSPGLVFKQEPAADEQADPKTIEVKLTVAVGETVDVPVVLGKPFVAAQALLEDRGFTVASPVVGQASGKQPDAVLVQDPVGDTKAPKGSVVRLTIDPGVIVPNLITPQINGIAGIQALKNAGADIGSISSSCRGTPNMIVAQSIEPKTKVAQGTRVNITIASATANINASVLCRSVVDLQVLTFSNQVRGTKVLTPNVRTLQPK from the coding sequence ATGCCGAGTTTCGAGATTCCGGACGGCCCCACGACCGTCGCCCTGAAGACGGAGGCCGGATTCCACAAGGGAACGGCCGTGTTCGGCGTCACCAACAAGACCGGAGAAGGGTTGACCGGCCGGTTCAGCGTTCAGGTCCAGGGTAACGGCAAGGCCGAATGGTATTCGGTGCAGGGCGAGCCCGAGCGGCCCGTCGCGGCCGGTGAGACCCAGACGGTCACGGTGGTGGCCAAGATCCCCGCCGCGACCCCGGCTGGCCAGCATCGGATCAAGCTGAGAGCCACGAACGTCAACGATCCCGACAATGACAGCACCGAGAGCGCGGCGGCGATCGTCACGATCCCGGCCGTCGCCAAGCCGCCGGCCAAGAAGAAGCCCTTCCCGATGTGGATCCTGGCGGTGGTCGGCGGCGTGCTGGTGCTGGTGATCGGAGTGATCATCGCCGTCGTCGTGATGAACGGCGGTTCGAAGGTGCCGAAGGTCGTCGGGCTGGACTATCCCGCCGCCGTCGCCGCGCTGAAGGAGAAGGGCTACGCGGCCGAGCCGGAGATCAGGGAGGCCGCGCCGGACAAGCCCTTGGACAAGGTGTTCAAGCAGGATCCCGAAGGCGGGACGAAGGCCGATCCCAAGACGGTGAAGGTCAAGCTGACCGTCGCGGGCGTGCCGACGGTCGCTGTGCCCGGCGTGACCGGACTGGATTATCCGACCGCTGTCGCCGCGCTGGAAAAGAGCGGCTTCAAGGCCGGACCGGCGATCGAGGAGGTCTCCAGCGACAAGAGCCCTGGCCTGGTGTTCAAGCAGGAACCGGCGGCGGATGAACAGGCCGATCCCAAGACGATCGAGGTCAAACTGACGGTGGCCGTCGGCGAGACGGTGGACGTGCCGGTCGTCCTCGGCAAGCCGTTCGTCGCCGCCCAAGCCCTGTTGGAGGATCGCGGGTTCACCGTCGCCTCGCCGGTGGTCGGACAGGCTTCGGGCAAGCAGCCGGACGCCGTGCTGGTTCAGGATCCGGTCGGCGACACCAAGGCCCCCAAGGGCAGCGTCGTGCGGCTGACCATCGATCCCGGCGTCATCGTGCCCAACCTGATCACCCCCCAGATCAACGGGATCGCGGGCATTCAGGCCCTGAAGAACGCCGGGGCTGACATCGGGTCGATCAGCTCCAGCTGCCGCGGGACGCCGAACATGATCGTCGCCCAGAGCATCGAGCCGAAGACCAAGGTCGCCCAGGGCACCAGGGTGAACATCACGATCGCCAGCGCCACGGCCAACATCAACGCCAGCGTGCTCTGCCGTTCGGTGGTGGACCTGCAGGTCCTGACCTTCAGCAACCAGGTGAGGGGAACCAAGGTGCTGACGCCCAACGTGAGGACCTTGCAGCCGAAGTGA